From the Candidatus Neomarinimicrobiota bacterium genome, the window ACGTCACCTGCGGCTCGATAGCAGAAGCGTCGAAGTCCAGCGTTTTGTCGAACTGTGCTCCCTCATCGCTGTATAGAGCGTTCCACGCCGAGACGGCTTCATCCCACAAGGTTCCGTTCGGCGCGTAGGGACGCCCCCGGATGTAATCAAGTGTCGTTGCATCGACCGCAATCAGTCCGGCACGGGCACCCGCCTCAATAGCCATATTGCAGATGGTCATGCGGCTCTCCATTGAGAGAGCTTCAATCGCTTCACCGGCAAATTCCACGGCGTAACCTGACCCGCCGGCAGTGCCGATTTGGCCTATGAGGTAGAGGATCATATCTTTGGCGCTGATCTCCGGGCCGAGCCGGCCGTTGAGCCTGATAAGCATCGTTTTCATTTTCTTCTGCAACAGACACTGCGTCGCCAGGACGTGTTCTACTTCGGAAGTTCCGATGCCGAAGGCGAGAGCGCCGAAAGCGCCGTGGGTTGACGTATGAGAGTCGCCGCAGACAATGGTCATTCCGGGTAAGGTTGCCCCCTGTTCTGGACTCACCACGTGAACGATGCCATGGCGGGGATCATCCATGGCGAATTCGATGATGCCGAACTCGCGGCAATTCTTTTCCAGCGTGTCCACCTGAAGTTTTGATATTGGATCAGTGATGCCGTTTTCACGGTCTGTTGTAGGGACATTGTGATCAGGGACCGCGATGTTCGTCTCTTTGCGCCACGGCCGGTGTCCAGACAGACGCAGCCCCTCAAAAGCCTGGGGTGACGTAACTTCGTGAAGTAAGTGCCTGTCGATGTAAATCAGAGACGTGCCGTCATCCATACAATGGACCAGATGGCTGTCCCACAATTTGTCGTACAGAGTTCGTCCCGGCATCGGTAAAGCCCTACGGTGTAGCTACCATCTCCAGAAATTCATCCTCTATCGAAAAGACTCGCTGCTCTCTTAGCGCTTCGAGGTACGCCTTTGTGCTCGCTTCGATGATATCAGTTGAAACACCCTTGCCTACAAAAGATCGATCCCCCTTTCTTACGCGTACCAGAACTTCGCCCTGAGCCTGGCGGCCGGAGGTAATGGACCTCACCTGATACGATTCGATGTGAGACTTTGTGCCGAGGGCGCGATCGATCGCGTTAAAACAAGCATCAACAGGCCCGTCACCGATAGCGGACTCTTCAACCACTTTTTCATCGACGTTCAACCTTATAGTCGCTGTTGGGATGGTGTCTGTTCCCAGCGTCACGTGCAGATAATCGAGATAGTAGTGTTCATCTTCCTTGCGAGCTTCATCACCCATGAGGACGCGTAAGTCGTTATCAAAGACCTCTTTCTTCTTGTCGGCGAGAACGAGGAACTGCTGATAGATACTGTCCATTTCCTCTTTGGATAGATGATAGCCCAGCTGTTTCAACCTTGAAGATAGGCCATGCCGGCCTGAGTGACGACCGAGGACGATCTTCGTGTCGGCTACGCCTACAGCTTCAGGCGTCATTATTTCATAGGTCTGCTTAAGCTTCAGGACACCATCCTGATGGATGCCCGATTCATGAGCGAAGGCGTTCTCGCCGACGATGGCTTTGTTAGGCTGCACTATTATGCCCGTGAACCCGGACACCATTTTACTGGCATTGTTTATCTCCTTGGTAACAATATTGGTGCCACAATCCCAGAGATCTTTCCGTACCTTGAGCGCCATAACGATTTCTTCCAGCGAAGCATTGCCGGCCCGCTCGCCGATGCCGTTAATGGTGCACTCCACTTGCCTCGCTCCGTTCTGGATAGCGCTGAGGGAGTTAGCCACCGCCAGTCCCAGATCATTGTGACAGTGAACGCTGATTACTGCCTGATTGATGTTACTGACCCGCCGCATCAGTTCGGCAATCTTGGCGCCGAATTCGTTCGGCATTGTGTAACCTGTCGTGTCCGGAATATTTACCGTTGTGGCGCCAGCATCGATGACAGCTTCTGTTATTTCAGAAAGATATCCGATATCTGTTCTGCCGGCATCCTCGGGAGAGAATTCCACATCGTCAGTGAATGTTTTCGCATAGGCCACAGCGTCGCACGCCATCTTTAGGATCGTCTCGCGCTTTTCTTCCAGTGTTGTGCCGTACCGGTCGTCTCCGAATTTTCCCGCCAGATGAATATCGGACGTGCCGAGAAAAGTGTGGATTCTGAACTTGTCTGTTCCCTTCAGTGCGTCGTAGGCGGCCTTGATGTCCGCCTCCACTGTTCTCGCCAGTCCCGCCGTGACGACATCTACTTCCCCAGCGATCCTCTGAACTGCATCGAATTGTACTGATGACGAAACCGGAAAACCTGTCTCGATTACGTCTACTTTCAGCTTCGCGAGTTGCCGGGCGATCTCTACCTTTTCATATACGTTTAGCGACGCTCCCGGCGACTGCTCGCCGTCCCTGAGTGTCGTGTCAAAAATGATAATTCTATCCTGCATTATTCATCTCCCTCATTGTTCCATTGATGTTTTTGTTTTACTTGTTTCGTCTGACCGCCTCAAAGATTTGACGATTAGCTCCCCCATTTCACTGGTTGATACAAGGTTGGAATTCGAAGACGCGATATCTGCAGTGGCGTAACCTGCCGCCAAAGTTTCTTCAATCGCTGTTTCGAGTTCCTCCGCCGCCTCTTTCATATGGAAAGAGTAAGCAAACATCATGGCTACCGAGTTCACCATCCCGATTGGATTTGCACTGTTCTGTCCGGCGATGTCCGGTGCACTGCCGTGGACCGGTTCATAAAGCGCATGTCTATCCCCCACGCTGGCTGACGGCAACATTCCCAGACTTCCGGAGATGGTCGCTGTTATGTCGCTGAGGATATCGCCGAACATGTTTTGCGTGAGGATAACATCAAACTGCCCTGGATCGCTCACAAGCTGCATGGCGGCATTATCAACATACATATCGTTCAGACTGACTTTTGGGTAGTCTCTATGAACCTCATGGACAACGTCCTTCCAGAACTGAGAACTTTCCAGAACATTTGCCTTATGAACCGACGTGACGCTGTTTCGCCTTTTGTGTGCCAGTTCGAAGGCGATCCGGGCAATCCGTTCTACCTCTGGCCGCGAATAGGCCAATGTGTTCCAGCCGCGCTCTTCATCCATGCCCCTCGGCGAGCCGAAGTAAATGCCTCCCGTAAGTTCACGCACAACCATAACGTCGGTACCTGCGACAACTTCCCTCTTTAGAGGTGATGCCTCTACAAGTGCACCATACACTTTGGCAGGCCTCAAGTTAGAATAGAGTCCCAGGGAATCGCGAAGTTTCAGCAGGGCCGCTTCCGGCTTCTTTTCATGGGGCAGATTCTCCCACTGCGGACCGCCGATGGCGCCCAGAAGAACGGCGTCAGATTCCTTGCAGACCTGCAGTGTGTCATGGGTTACGGGCACACCGTGTTCTTCGTACGAACTTCCCCCGATCAGTTCGGTATTGAGTTCGCATTCTACGTCATAGCGGTTGCCCAGTTCGCTCATGACGGGAAGTGCCGCATCCATCACTTTTGGGCCGATGCCGTCTCCAGGGAGGAGAGTTAGTCTGAATGTCTTCATCGCTTCAATGCCACATAATCTTTAATTGGATGGAAGATTTTCCGGCCGCAGCGGACGCAACTGCTGCCCCGCTTGCCACATCTCCTGACTGTTGACCTCCTCCAATTCTTTCTCAAGCCGGTCGCGATAGTCGGGCCGGGAATTAGATTCGATGGTTATCTTAGCCTCTTCTCCGCTGGTGACGTTCCGATAACACTCCTCAATGACCGGCTTCAGCGTATCCTTAAATCTCGGTGCCCAATCGAGAGCTCCTCGCTGGGCGGTAGTGGAGCAGTTGGCGTACATCCAGTCCATCCCTTTTTCCGACACTAGGGGATAAAGACTCTGCAATGCTTCTTCGATGGTTTCATTATAAGCTTCCGATGGCGAGTGACCGTGTTCGCGCAACACTTCATACTGAGCCAGGAAGGCGCCCTGAAGCAGACCCATAAGGACGCACCGCTCTCCTGTAAGGTCGCTGTAGACCTCTTTCTCAAATGTTGTCTCGAACAGGTGCCCCGATCCGATGGCGAAGGCAGTGGCAAGACAGCGTTCACGGGCGCGTCCGGTTTTGTCCTGATGGATTGCATAAGAGGCGTTAATGCCCCGTCCATTCAGGAAGTAGTTGCGCACCGTCAGGCCGCTTCCCTTAGGTGCAACCAGGAACACATCCACATCTTCTGGTGGTACGATCCCGGTGTTTGTGTGGAAGACGACACCAAAACCGTGAGAAAAGAAGAGGGCGTCACCTTTCTGGAGATTTGCCTGGACGGTGGGCCACGCCTGAATCTGCCCTGCGTCAGAGAGGAGAAAATGCAGGACAGTCCCCCGGTGGGCGGCCTCATCAAGCTCAAAGAGGTTTTCCCCTTCCACCCAGCCGTCATCCAAGGCCCTGTTCCAACTTTGCCCTTTGCGAAGTCCGACAATGACATTAAATCCCTGATCGCGCATATTCAATCCCTGACCGCGCCCCTGAGGACCGTAACCAAGAATAGCTGATACTTCATCCTTTAGAATTTCCCTGCATCGATCAGCAGGGTAATCCGACCGCTCGATAATAGTTTCCTTATAACCGTTAATGTTGATCTCTTTCATGAATGTCTGTCTCCGTTAGGTTTGACTAATGGTATGTGCTTACATGTTCCGGCGCCCACATAATATCATCCGGCTGGGCGTTAATCCTTTTACCGTGCACATTGTGGGTCTTACCGCAGCGCATGACGATCTTTCCGGTCCGGGTGATTTCGGTTATGTTGAAAGGTTGAAGCGCTTCAACAAATTTGTTGATTGTTTCTTCCTCGTCCATCACCTCCACGATAGCGGCCTCTGCCCCCATATCAACGATCCTGGCTCCGAACTGCTTGGTTATCTTGTTGAGGCTATTCAGTTCGTCGGGCTCCATAGTGACTTTCACAAGAATACACTCTCTTGTGACGCACGGCAGTGAGGAGACGTCTTTAACGGCAATCACGTTCACCAACTTCAGCAGGCTGAAGTAGATGTTTCCTCTCTTATGCGAGTCCTTTTCATCCGCTACGATGGTCATCCTGCTGATGCCGGGTGTTTCACTGTGTCCCACAACAAGACTTTCGATATTGAAGTTGCGGCGCCGGAAAAGGCTTGCTATGCGGTTCAGGACGCCCGGTTTGTCTTCCACAAGGGTGATCAGGGTCTGTTTCATGTTATCCTCTCCTTCTCTCTTTTCTCTCCATTGCCGGTGAAGAGGGGGTGGGGGCGGGTGATCATGTCGTGCAGGTCGGCTCCGGCGGGGACCATGGGGTAGACCATATCGTGCTGTTCAACCACGAATTCGATCAAAGTTGGACCCTCCTGGTGTTGAGCTTTTTCCATGGTTGGAATAACATCGTCCAGTTTATCCACACGGTAGCCGCTCAATCCATACGCCTCTGCCAGCTTCATATAATCGGGGCTGGTGATGGGCGTTTCGGCATACCGGGCCTCATAGAACATCTGCTGCCACTGGCGTACCATTCCAAGATATCCGTTATTGATAATGGCGATATTGATATTGACGTTCTCCTGAACGGCTGTTGCCAACTCCATGATAGTCATCTGAATACTACCATCACCAACCACCACCCAGATTTCGCGCTCTCTCTCGTGAAAACTGGCTCCAATGGCAGCTGGGAGGCTGAATCCCATGGTGCCGAGACCGCCGGAAGTGATGAGAGTTCTCGGATCATTGTGTTCGTAGTACTGTGCCTCCAGCATCTGGTGTTGACCTACATCAGACACTATGAGCGCCTCTCCGTTGGTCCCTTCCCAAATGTGACGGATAGCCTGGGCTCCCAGGAGGGAATCTGATTTAATGCTCTGAACGTCCCTCAGCTGAGATTCCTGATGCCATTGAGAAATAGTCTTTAGCCACTCCGTTCGTTCTCGCTTTACGATGCCTGGAGTGACCTGCCGCAAAACTGTAGCCAGATCTGCGTTAACCGCTAGGTCTACCTGGATATTCTTATTGATTTCTGATGCGTCAATTTCGATGTGGATCTTCTTGGAGTTAGGCGAATAGGTTCTCAGGTTTCCGGTCACCCTGTCGTCAAAACGCATGCCGCAGGCGATGAGCAGGTCAGCATCCTGAACTGCTTTATTTACCCAGGCTTCACCGTGCATCCCCATCATTCCGAGCACAAGGGGGTGGCTGTCCGGAACGCCGCCAATGCCTAGAAGGGTTGTGGCGATAGGAATAGAGGCCCTTTGCGCCAGATTCATCACCTCCTTGCAAGCGTTAGAAAGCAGCACGCCGTGACCAGCAAAGATGAGCGGCTTTTCCGCGCCGTCCACCATCTGGATGAATTGCTCGACGTATTCGTGGGAGGTCTCTTTCGGCGGATGATAACCGGGAAGGTCGATGGGATCGTCTGGATAGACGAACTGCGCGACGGCGTTTTGTACATCCTTGGGAATGTCGATGAGTACCGGACCGGGTCTGCCGCTCCGGGCAACAAAGAAAGCTTCGCGGATTGTGGCTGCCAGCTCTTCTACGTCCATGACGAGGTAGCTGTGTTTGGTGACGGGGATGGCGGCGCCGGTGATATCGGTCTCCTGAAAGGCGTCAGATCCGATGACGCCAGTTGTCACCTGGCCGGTGATGCAGACAATCGGGGAGGAATCGAGCATTGCCGTTGCCATGCCGGTAATCATATTGGTGGCGCCGGGTCCCGACGTCGCCATGGCGACGCCGACCTTTCCGCTGGCGCGGGCGTAGCCATCGGCCATATGGGTGGCGCCCTGTTCATGACGAACCAGCACGTGATGGACTTGGTCCCTGTATTTGTTCAAGGCGTCGTAGGTGGGGAGGATGGCAC encodes:
- the leuC gene encoding 3-isopropylmalate dehydratase large subunit, translated to MPGRTLYDKLWDSHLVHCMDDGTSLIYIDRHLLHEVTSPQAFEGLRLSGHRPWRKETNIAVPDHNVPTTDRENGITDPISKLQVDTLEKNCREFGIIEFAMDDPRHGIVHVVSPEQGATLPGMTIVCGDSHTSTHGAFGALAFGIGTSEVEHVLATQCLLQKKMKTMLIRLNGRLGPEISAKDMILYLIGQIGTAGGSGYAVEFAGEAIEALSMESRMTICNMAIEAGARAGLIAVDATTLDYIRGRPYAPNGTLWDEAVSAWNALYSDEGAQFDKTLDFDASAIEPQVTWGTSPEMVTNVTGHIPDPAEESDASKRDHLERALAYMDLEPGTLMTDIVPDRVFIGSCTNSRMEDLTAAAEVVRGNRVAPPVKQALVVPGSGLVKQEAESRGLDELFKEAGFEWREPGCSMCLAMNADRLEPGERCASTSNRNFEGRQGQGGRTHLVSPVMAAAAAVAGHFVDVREFVNS
- a CDS encoding 2-isopropylmalate synthase codes for the protein MQDRIIIFDTTLRDGEQSPGASLNVYEKVEIARQLAKLKVDVIETGFPVSSSVQFDAVQRIAGEVDVVTAGLARTVEADIKAAYDALKGTDKFRIHTFLGTSDIHLAGKFGDDRYGTTLEEKRETILKMACDAVAYAKTFTDDVEFSPEDAGRTDIGYLSEITEAVIDAGATTVNIPDTTGYTMPNEFGAKIAELMRRVSNINQAVISVHCHNDLGLAVANSLSAIQNGARQVECTINGIGERAGNASLEEIVMALKVRKDLWDCGTNIVTKEINNASKMVSGFTGIIVQPNKAIVGENAFAHESGIHQDGVLKLKQTYEIMTPEAVGVADTKIVLGRHSGRHGLSSRLKQLGYHLSKEEMDSIYQQFLVLADKKKEVFDNDLRVLMGDEARKEDEHYYLDYLHVTLGTDTIPTATIRLNVDEKVVEESAIGDGPVDACFNAIDRALGTKSHIESYQVRSITSGRQAQGEVLVRVRKGDRSFVGKGVSTDIIEASTKAYLEALREQRVFSIEDEFLEMVATP
- the leuB gene encoding 3-isopropylmalate dehydrogenase; amino-acid sequence: MKTFRLTLLPGDGIGPKVMDAALPVMSELGNRYDVECELNTELIGGSSYEEHGVPVTHDTLQVCKESDAVLLGAIGGPQWENLPHEKKPEAALLKLRDSLGLYSNLRPAKVYGALVEASPLKREVVAGTDVMVVRELTGGIYFGSPRGMDEERGWNTLAYSRPEVERIARIAFELAHKRRNSVTSVHKANVLESSQFWKDVVHEVHRDYPKVSLNDMYVDNAAMQLVSDPGQFDVILTQNMFGDILSDITATISGSLGMLPSASVGDRHALYEPVHGSAPDIAGQNSANPIGMVNSVAMMFAYSFHMKEAAEELETAIEETLAAGYATADIASSNSNLVSTSEMGELIVKSLRRSDETSKTKTSMEQ
- the ilvC gene encoding ketol-acid reductoisomerase, whose amino-acid sequence is MKEININGYKETIIERSDYPADRCREILKDEVSAILGYGPQGRGQGLNMRDQGFNVIVGLRKGQSWNRALDDGWVEGENLFELDEAAHRGTVLHFLLSDAGQIQAWPTVQANLQKGDALFFSHGFGVVFHTNTGIVPPEDVDVFLVAPKGSGLTVRNYFLNGRGINASYAIHQDKTGRARERCLATAFAIGSGHLFETTFEKEVYSDLTGERCVLMGLLQGAFLAQYEVLREHGHSPSEAYNETIEEALQSLYPLVSEKGMDWMYANCSTTAQRGALDWAPRFKDTLKPVIEECYRNVTSGEEAKITIESNSRPDYRDRLEKELEEVNSQEMWQAGQQLRPLRPENLPSN
- the ilvN gene encoding acetolactate synthase small subunit, whose product is MKQTLITLVEDKPGVLNRIASLFRRRNFNIESLVVGHSETPGISRMTIVADEKDSHKRGNIYFSLLKLVNVIAVKDVSSLPCVTRECILVKVTMEPDELNSLNKITKQFGARIVDMGAEAAIVEVMDEEETINKFVEALQPFNITEITRTGKIVMRCGKTHNVHGKRINAQPDDIMWAPEHVSTYH
- the ilvB gene encoding biosynthetic-type acetolactate synthase large subunit translates to MNEKSQRLTGAEIIWECLICEDVNVVFGYPGGAILPTYDALNKYRDQVHHVLVRHEQGATHMADGYARASGKVGVAMATSGPGATNMITGMATAMLDSSPIVCITGQVTTGVIGSDAFQETDITGAAIPVTKHSYLVMDVEELAATIREAFFVARSGRPGPVLIDIPKDVQNAVAQFVYPDDPIDLPGYHPPKETSHEYVEQFIQMVDGAEKPLIFAGHGVLLSNACKEVMNLAQRASIPIATTLLGIGGVPDSHPLVLGMMGMHGEAWVNKAVQDADLLIACGMRFDDRVTGNLRTYSPNSKKIHIEIDASEINKNIQVDLAVNADLATVLRQVTPGIVKRERTEWLKTISQWHQESQLRDVQSIKSDSLLGAQAIRHIWEGTNGEALIVSDVGQHQMLEAQYYEHNDPRTLITSGGLGTMGFSLPAAIGASFHEREREIWVVVGDGSIQMTIMELATAVQENVNINIAIINNGYLGMVRQWQQMFYEARYAETPITSPDYMKLAEAYGLSGYRVDKLDDVIPTMEKAQHQEGPTLIEFVVEQHDMVYPMVPAGADLHDMITRPHPLFTGNGEKREKERIT